In a single window of the Chelonia mydas isolate rCheMyd1 chromosome 8, rCheMyd1.pri.v2, whole genome shotgun sequence genome:
- the YIPF5 gene encoding protein YIPF5, with protein sequence MSGFDNFNTDFYQTSYSIDDQAHSYDYSGSGEPYNKQYSGYDYSQQSGFVPPEMIQQQQPYTGQIYQPTQTYTPTTAQSFYGSNFEDEPPLLEELGINFDHIWQKTLTVLHPLKVADGSIMNETDLAGPMVFCLAFGATLLLVGKIQFGYVYGISAIGCLGMFCLLNLMSMTGVSFGCVASVLGYCLLPMILLSSFAVIFSLQGMMGIILTAGIIGWCSFSASKIFISALAMEGQQLLVAYPCALLYGVFALISVF encoded by the exons ATGTCTGGGTTTGACAATTTCAATACAGATTTCTACCAAACAAGTTATAGCATTGATGACCAGGCACACTCCTATGATTACAGTGGAAGCGGAGAACCATACAATAA ACAATATAGTGGCTATGACTACTCTCAGCAAAGTGGATTTGTCCCTCCAGAGatgattcagcaacagcagccTTACACAGGGCAGATTTACCAGCCAACACAAACATACACTCCAACTACAGCACAGTCTTTCTATGGAAGCAATTTTGAGGATGAGCCACCCTTACTAGAAG AATTAGGGATCAATTTCGACCACATCTGGCAGAAGACACTAACAGTTCTACACCCATTAAAAGTAGCAGATGGCAGCATCATGAATGAAACTGATTTGGCAGGACCAATGGTCTTCTGTCTTGCCTTTGGAGCCACGTTATTGCTG GTTGGTAAAATTCAGTTTGGGTATGTGTATGGAATTAGTGCAATTGGATGTTTAGGAATGTTTTGCCTGCTGAACTTAATGAGCATGACGGGCGTCTCGTTTGGCTGTGTTGCTAGTGTCCTGGGATACTGTCTTCTTCCTATGATCCTGCTTTCCAGTTTTGCAGTTATATTTTCTTTGCA GGGAATGATGGGAATTATTCTCACTGCTGGAATTATTGGATGGTGCAGTTTTTCTGCTTCCAAAATCTTCATTTCTGCCTTAGCAATGGAAGGACAACAGCTTCTAGTAGCATATCCCTGTGCTTTATTATATGGAGTCTTTGctcttatttctgtgttttga